From a single Bacteroidales bacterium genomic region:
- a CDS encoding CCA tRNA nucleotidyltransferase → MISDIIHKNNQQAFVIGGYVRDCFLNRSSKDIDIVIKGSGIELAERVAQNLEEECNITVYKKFGTAMLRYHDWNVEFVGARKESYRSTSRNPVVENGTLEDDQNRRDFTINAMAFSLQKHNFGELIDPFNGLSDLEKKCIRTPLDPDRTFSDDPLRMMRAIRFATQLHFKIFPDTFQSIQKNKERIGIISKERITDELNKIILSPAPSSGIILLEQSGLLDIIFPQFPALKGIDVKDYKAHKDNFYHTLQVLDKIAVQSDNLWLRWAAILHDIGKPQTKHFSKKNGWTFHGHEVKGSFMVKEIFSMLKLPLNAKMEYVQKLVLLHLRPISLAEDGVTDSAVRRLLFEAGNDVDDLMTLCEADITSKNIKKVERFLKNFEIVRAKLAEIEIKDRLRNWQPPISGELIMKIFGLSPCKEVGIIKTAIREAILDGKIANNFDEAFQFMLQEGKKLNL, encoded by the coding sequence ATTATTTCTGATATCATTCACAAAAACAATCAACAGGCATTTGTTATTGGCGGGTATGTCAGGGATTGCTTTTTGAATCGTTCAAGTAAAGATATTGATATTGTTATTAAAGGAAGCGGTATTGAACTGGCCGAAAGGGTAGCACAAAACCTGGAAGAGGAATGTAACATAACGGTTTATAAAAAATTCGGCACCGCCATGCTGCGTTACCATGATTGGAACGTTGAATTTGTCGGCGCCAGAAAAGAATCATACCGCAGCACTTCGAGAAATCCGGTTGTTGAAAACGGTACGCTGGAAGATGACCAGAATCGCCGCGATTTTACCATTAACGCTATGGCTTTCAGCCTCCAGAAACATAATTTCGGCGAACTCATCGACCCTTTTAACGGTCTTTCCGACCTGGAGAAAAAATGTATCCGTACACCTCTTGACCCCGACAGAACATTTTCTGACGACCCTCTGCGAATGATGCGTGCTATAAGATTTGCCACCCAGCTCCATTTCAAAATTTTTCCGGATACTTTCCAATCTATACAAAAAAATAAAGAACGCATCGGCATCATATCAAAAGAACGCATCACCGATGAACTGAACAAAATTATACTCTCGCCGGCGCCATCATCAGGAATTATCTTGTTGGAACAATCAGGGTTGCTGGATATTATTTTTCCGCAATTTCCTGCACTCAAAGGCATTGATGTAAAAGACTACAAAGCTCATAAAGATAATTTTTATCACACCCTTCAGGTGCTTGACAAAATAGCGGTGCAAAGTGACAATTTATGGTTGCGCTGGGCCGCTATATTGCACGATATCGGTAAACCGCAAACAAAACACTTTTCCAAAAAAAACGGCTGGACTTTTCACGGACATGAAGTAAAAGGCTCTTTCATGGTTAAGGAAATTTTCAGCATGCTGAAACTGCCTCTCAACGCCAAGATGGAATATGTACAGAAACTTGTTTTGCTGCATCTGAGGCCCATTTCTCTTGCAGAAGACGGCGTTACCGACTCTGCTGTGCGCCGCTTGTTATTTGAGGCAGGGAATGATGTTGACGACCTGATGACTCTTTGTGAAGCGGATATCACATCAAAAAATATAAAAAAAGTTGAACGTTTTCTTAAAAATTTTGAAATTGTCAGAGCAAAACTTGCCGAAATTGAAATCAAAGACAGGCTTCGCAACTGGCAGCCTCCTATATCCGGAGAATTGATAATGAAAATATTCGGTTTAAGTCCATGCAAAGAAGTCGGTATAATCAAAACGGCCATCCGCGAAGCCATCCTTGACGGTAAAATCGCAAATAATTTCGACGAAGCATTTCAATTCATGCTGCAGGAAGGAAAAAAACTGAATCTGTAA
- a CDS encoding L-threonylcarbamoyladenylate synthase, which yields MPESMKEELLKAYEILKQGGIILYPTDTIWGIGCDATNAKAIERIYKIKKRSVNKNMIILLDFPEKLYQYVSKIPETAFDFINNIKTPLTIVYPGAKNLPKILIAKDGSIAIRIVREEFCQKLIGLLNKPLISTSANISGEANPLIFSKVNPDIIKKVDYVVTLNKNSIKQLKSSTIIQFNTNGEYEIIRA from the coding sequence ATGCCTGAATCCATGAAAGAAGAGCTGTTGAAAGCTTATGAAATACTGAAGCAGGGCGGTATTATCCTCTACCCTACTGATACAATTTGGGGTATTGGCTGTGATGCCACGAATGCAAAAGCTATTGAACGGATTTATAAAATAAAAAAACGTTCCGTAAATAAAAACATGATAATACTCCTCGACTTCCCTGAAAAGCTTTATCAATACGTTAGTAAAATTCCCGAAACTGCTTTTGATTTTATTAATAACATAAAGACACCCCTGACTATTGTTTATCCCGGAGCCAAAAACCTGCCTAAAATCCTTATAGCAAAAGACGGCAGTATCGCCATACGCATTGTTCGTGAAGAATTTTGCCAGAAACTGATAGGGCTGTTGAATAAGCCGCTGATTTCCACTTCAGCCAATATATCCGGAGAAGCCAACCCGCTTATCTTCAGCAAAGTGAACCCTGACATTATCAAAAAAGTTGATTATGTTGTTACCCTGAACAAGAACAGTATCAAACAGCTTAAATCATCCACCATAATACAGTTTAATACAAATGGGGAATATGAAATTATTCGCGCTTAA
- a CDS encoding glycosyltransferase family 9 protein, which translates to MKKGCESLFAGHPHLNNILIWDKSEKKYSRLFPLLTQIRKKRYDYLINLQRFASTGLLAVFSKADFVSGFDKNPFSYLFDKSVNHIIGENSKMHEINRNLMLIEKIVKPLPHVRLYPSQTDFDKVSSYKNQEYICIAPASLWKTKQFPEHKWVEFIHALPSKYMVYLIGAKSDFGLCDNILRQTTSKTVQNIAGRLSLLETAALMRDAVMNYTNDSAPMHLASALNSPVAAIFCSTVPDFGFGPSSENSHIIESDEKLNCRPCGLHGHNFCPENHFNCANNISVNQLLLCLNP; encoded by the coding sequence TTGAAAAAAGGTTGTGAATCCTTATTTGCAGGGCACCCTCACCTCAACAACATCCTGATATGGGATAAATCGGAAAAGAAATACAGCAGGCTTTTTCCCTTGCTCACGCAAATAAGAAAAAAACGTTACGACTACCTGATTAACCTGCAGCGCTTTGCCTCAACAGGCCTGCTTGCCGTGTTTTCAAAAGCCGATTTTGTAAGCGGGTTTGATAAAAATCCCTTCTCTTATCTGTTCGACAAATCCGTAAATCATATTATCGGTGAGAACTCCAAAATGCACGAAATCAACAGAAACCTGATGCTTATTGAGAAAATCGTGAAACCATTACCGCATGTCAGGCTTTATCCATCGCAAACTGATTTTGATAAAGTTTCTTCTTATAAAAATCAGGAATACATTTGCATTGCCCCGGCTTCATTGTGGAAAACAAAACAATTTCCGGAGCATAAATGGGTGGAGTTTATTCATGCATTGCCATCAAAATATATGGTCTATCTTATCGGGGCGAAATCAGATTTCGGCCTTTGCGATAACATTTTAAGACAAACAACAAGCAAAACGGTTCAGAATATTGCCGGCCGTTTATCTTTGCTTGAAACTGCCGCATTGATGCGTGATGCAGTCATGAACTATACAAATGACTCAGCGCCCATGCATCTTGCATCTGCTTTGAATTCGCCTGTTGCCGCCATCTTCTGTTCCACGGTTCCCGATTTTGGTTTTGGGCCATCATCAGAAAATTCACACATCATTGAATCCGATGAAAAATTGAATTGTCGGCCTTGCGGCTTGCATGGGCATAATTTTTGCCCTGAAAATCACTTTAATTGCGCAAACAATATTTCTGTTAATCAATTATTACTATGCCTGAATCCATGA
- a CDS encoding ankyrin repeat domain-containing protein encodes MSIKYLILLFVFIFNSLGLAAQENKNQQLLQAAYDGDTDKILRLLLDSADVNTANAEGVTALMYAAEKGHTDIVKILLYNNADPNAEPLTKRTALISAAINNNIEIAYNLLLYGADINAADENGATALNYASCLSFYDMAEYLLMNGARHDIKAQDGTDAMLGAAFYGNAEIVSLLSRYQANINTSDYAGFSPLSLAIQNGNASMADTLIRNKAEIKLFLKEHPKVNPVDYARIMNRKPLVILLKKQGAHGSFNLFIHQVTLTFHPGFLNNEDYFMGAGIGIIESKSNLSLELGLYGRLARKRILEQQSENIYYQLWQKKQYIYLSLEKLFTFRTKKTERKQGIFIRAKGIVTFGNYEGLKRNPKSKITLAPGVGYSYMFNHVFFKAAYEYADLGIGNKMSHWLSLSVGISINTKKSHLTKKIYWM; translated from the coding sequence ATGAGCATAAAGTACCTGATATTATTGTTTGTTTTTATTTTTAACAGCCTTGGCCTGGCAGCTCAGGAGAATAAAAACCAGCAATTGCTCCAAGCCGCTTACGATGGAGATACGGATAAAATCCTCCGCTTGCTGCTCGACAGCGCCGATGTCAATACTGCAAATGCAGAAGGCGTTACTGCCCTGATGTACGCTGCGGAAAAAGGCCATACCGATATTGTAAAAATACTGCTTTACAACAATGCAGACCCCAACGCCGAGCCGCTTACGAAGCGTACAGCTCTGATTAGCGCTGCCATCAATAACAATATCGAAATTGCCTATAATCTTTTATTATACGGCGCCGATATCAACGCTGCTGACGAGAACGGCGCCACGGCGCTGAACTATGCCAGCTGCCTGAGCTTTTACGACATGGCTGAATACCTCCTGATGAACGGCGCCAGGCACGACATCAAAGCTCAGGACGGCACCGATGCCATGCTGGGCGCTGCCTTTTACGGCAACGCAGAAATAGTAAGCTTGTTATCGCGCTATCAAGCAAATATCAACACAAGCGATTATGCAGGGTTTTCACCCTTGTCGCTAGCCATTCAAAATGGCAATGCATCCATGGCGGATACACTTATCAGAAATAAAGCCGAAATAAAATTATTTCTGAAAGAACATCCAAAAGTTAACCCGGTTGATTATGCAAGGATTATGAACCGTAAGCCTTTGGTAATACTTTTAAAGAAACAAGGCGCACACGGAAGTTTTAACCTCTTTATTCATCAGGTTACTCTTACTTTCCACCCCGGATTTCTCAATAATGAAGATTATTTTATGGGAGCAGGTATCGGCATAATTGAATCAAAGTCAAATCTAAGCCTTGAATTGGGCCTTTACGGAAGGTTGGCAAGAAAACGTATTCTTGAGCAGCAATCTGAAAATATCTATTATCAGTTGTGGCAGAAAAAACAATATATATACCTCAGCCTGGAGAAGCTTTTTACTTTTCGAACAAAAAAAACCGAACGTAAGCAAGGAATTTTTATCAGGGCAAAAGGCATTGTTACTTTTGGCAACTACGAAGGGTTAAAAAGAAACCCGAAAAGTAAAATTACATTGGCCCCTGGTGTTGGATACAGTTATATGTTCAACCATGTTTTTTTTAAAGCAGCTTATGAATATGCTGATTTAGGCATTGGTAATAAAATGTCGCATTGGTTGTCGTTATCAGTTGGAATAAGCATAAACACAAAAAAAAGTCATCTCACAAAAAAAATATATTGGATGTAA
- a CDS encoding plasmid pRiA4b ORF-3 family protein, which yields MTIIHTAMLIYRFKIVSDDNDKFYREIEIKPGNSFEDFHQAIQDCVSFEKGEMASFYICDSKWNKLQEIALCDVSDPDATDNTEDIKVPEMSEVKLKDCINDPSQRMIYVYDFLKMHTLYIELSKITEGDSKIKYPRCIKCTSDFHKPLKNTLQPDELPDMENETPEDGEEFYNVEDMNFDDSNIIFGDSIDEKNYI from the coding sequence TTGACTATAATCCATACAGCCATGTTAATATACAGGTTCAAAATTGTTTCGGATGACAATGATAAATTTTACAGGGAAATTGAAATAAAACCAGGCAATTCATTCGAAGATTTTCACCAGGCCATTCAGGATTGTGTCTCCTTTGAAAAAGGAGAAATGGCATCATTTTATATATGCGACAGCAAATGGAACAAATTACAGGAGATAGCTCTTTGCGATGTAAGCGACCCGGATGCCACTGATAATACAGAAGATATAAAAGTTCCTGAAATGTCGGAAGTAAAATTAAAAGATTGTATTAACGACCCCAGCCAGCGCATGATTTATGTTTATGACTTCCTGAAAATGCACACGCTGTATATAGAATTATCAAAGATAACAGAAGGCGACTCAAAAATAAAATACCCGAGATGTATTAAATGCACCAGTGACTTCCACAAACCCCTTAAGAATACTCTACAGCCCGATGAACTTCCTGATATGGAAAATGAAACGCCCGAAGATGGCGAAGAGTTTTATAATGTTGAGGATATGAATTTTGACGACAGCAATATAATCTTTGGCGACAGCATAGATGAAAAAAACTATATCTGA
- a CDS encoding gliding motility-associated C-terminal domain-containing protein, translating into MTNIFKSCPLGLVIIALIFSLQISAQTTFQKQYQIGQFHHFTECVQQTDDLGYIFQGWKLDVSFPLMKMTLVKTDTLGNVEWQKDYCKCITNPPLCLSCGAASIMGGCIQQTNDGGFIMSGSADDKMLLVKTDGYGNVTWAKTYGSGSYGKYVRQTADYGYICVGYSGSNIFIVKTDASGTLQWDRAYQLSPNYNDAAMDVDQINSGDFIVTGYSTTIFNPGPSADTTTDIVLLKLNSSGTLQWIRTYGQDSESEEGHAVSKTSDGGYIVTGHTSQTGSGLSAADVFIWKFSSSDSPQFQYSYKVGGFLSLDISFGYAGQQTSDGGYALFGVTTGFGLTSISYFSNFMLKLNNIADIEFCMSYKDSVSGAPISMGYSIWNDGKQLADGGYLLGGCGILNSGIGLGHKLIKTNSYGSSGCSENTIYPTRYNFAPAAENQSPTNLATGSSDNINMFVSDPGITEETVCIFTPLIVDAGMDYSMCENTTSWLGWSPTASGGTGTYSYSWQPTTYLDDPYSANPAITPMAEGTYTYTVTVTSGSQTGTDDITITVLPAPDATLEPFENICISSDPFTISGGSPTGGNYYIDGVIGTTFNPATAGLGTHIISYILIGGNGCTDTAFQEIIVYDPNPDITPAGPYCSDDPADTLQAASPGGMWSGVGITDPYFGVFNPSVAGLGTHWIKYGFPSPCLAYDSIQITVIQAANATIYWPGLLCVFDALDTLTAYDPDGIWSGDHIVNATTGTFSPSTAGIGSHQIIYTISGQCGDADTLNVIVAGQLSATITDISPLCSNALPVTLVAVDSSGIWTGLGITNPVLGIFTPDTAGAGTHLIIYTIPGSCGDKDSTYITIYSSPALAASISNESCTGANDGSVKVTITGGTPLFEIAWDGDTSSQSGNTFNKTTLNPGEYFIAVSDSNGCKDTVTYKVLASDINCSIYIPNIFSPNGDGANDIFVVRGLRPGDVKEIKLAIYDRWGENVYISENAVEILEIGWDGKYKNKEMNTAVFAYYFKVVLNNDETVVRKGNVTIVR; encoded by the coding sequence ATGACTAATATATTTAAATCCTGTCCTTTAGGTCTGGTAATTATTGCTTTGATATTTTCTTTGCAAATATCTGCTCAAACAACATTCCAGAAGCAATACCAGATTGGCCAGTTCCACCATTTTACAGAGTGTGTTCAGCAAACAGACGACTTGGGGTATATTTTTCAGGGATGGAAACTGGATGTTAGTTTCCCTCTTATGAAAATGACTCTTGTCAAAACCGATACTCTGGGAAATGTTGAATGGCAAAAAGACTATTGTAAGTGCATTACAAACCCTCCTTTGTGTTTATCCTGTGGGGCAGCTTCAATTATGGGAGGATGTATACAACAAACCAACGACGGGGGCTTTATCATGTCGGGCAGCGCTGACGATAAAATGCTATTGGTGAAAACTGATGGCTACGGAAATGTCACATGGGCAAAAACATATGGTTCTGGTTCCTACGGGAAATATGTCAGACAAACAGCAGACTATGGATATATATGCGTTGGCTATTCGGGCAGCAATATTTTTATTGTAAAAACTGATGCAAGTGGAACCTTGCAATGGGACAGAGCATATCAATTAAGCCCTAATTATAATGATGCGGCTATGGATGTTGACCAAATAAACAGCGGCGATTTTATTGTAACCGGATATTCAACCACAATATTTAATCCTGGACCCAGCGCCGATACTACAACAGATATAGTCCTTTTAAAACTAAATTCCTCCGGGACATTACAATGGATAAGAACATACGGTCAGGATTCGGAAAGCGAAGAAGGCCATGCTGTTAGTAAAACAAGTGATGGGGGTTATATCGTAACGGGGCATACATCTCAAACCGGCTCAGGACTCAGTGCTGCCGATGTTTTCATTTGGAAATTCAGTTCTTCTGATTCTCCTCAATTTCAATACAGCTATAAAGTTGGCGGTTTCCTGTCACTGGATATCAGCTTTGGTTATGCCGGGCAACAAACATCAGACGGTGGTTATGCACTGTTTGGAGTCACTACGGGGTTTGGTTTGACAAGCATCTCCTATTTCAGCAACTTTATGTTAAAACTTAACAACATAGCAGATATTGAATTCTGTATGTCTTATAAAGACTCTGTTTCAGGAGCTCCCATAAGCATGGGCTATTCTATCTGGAATGATGGCAAGCAATTGGCCGATGGCGGATATCTGCTGGGCGGTTGCGGTATCCTGAACTCCGGAATAGGACTTGGCCATAAGCTAATCAAAACGAACAGTTACGGCTCCAGCGGGTGCAGCGAAAATACTATTTATCCCACAAGATATAACTTTGCTCCTGCTGCCGAAAACCAATCTCCAACAAATCTTGCTACAGGCTCTTCCGACAATATCAATATGTTTGTCAGTGACCCCGGAATAACTGAAGAAACAGTTTGTATTTTTACTCCTTTGATTGTTGATGCAGGCATGGATTACAGCATGTGTGAAAACACCACTTCCTGGTTAGGTTGGTCTCCCACAGCCAGCGGAGGAACCGGGACTTATTCCTATTCCTGGCAGCCGACAACTTATCTGGATGACCCCTACTCAGCAAACCCTGCAATTACACCAATGGCTGAAGGCACTTATACTTATACAGTAACTGTTACAAGCGGAAGCCAGACCGGCACCGACGATATCACTATTACTGTGCTTCCCGCTCCCGATGCCACTCTGGAGCCTTTTGAAAATATTTGCATCAGTTCCGACCCTTTTACCATTAGCGGAGGAAGCCCCACCGGAGGCAATTATTATATAGATGGAGTTATTGGAACCACATTCAACCCTGCAACAGCTGGCTTGGGGACACACATCATTTCATATATTTTGATTGGCGGCAACGGATGCACCGATACAGCTTTTCAGGAAATCATTGTTTATGACCCCAATCCCGATATAACTCCCGCAGGGCCTTATTGCTCCGACGACCCTGCCGATACACTACAGGCTGCCAGCCCCGGAGGAATGTGGTCAGGAGTGGGTATCACCGACCCTTATTTCGGAGTTTTTAACCCTTCTGTAGCAGGCCTGGGAACACACTGGATTAAATACGGATTCCCTTCACCCTGCCTGGCTTACGACTCTATACAAATTACTGTTATACAAGCAGCAAATGCCACTATTTACTGGCCAGGACTCCTGTGTGTGTTCGATGCCCTTGATACATTGACTGCCTATGACCCAGATGGAATATGGTCAGGGGATCATATTGTTAATGCTACTACAGGAACCTTTTCACCAAGCACTGCAGGAATAGGATCCCATCAGATCATTTACACCATAAGCGGGCAGTGTGGCGATGCCGATACTCTTAATGTTATTGTTGCAGGTCAACTTAGTGCAACCATCACAGACATATCGCCTTTATGCTCCAATGCACTACCGGTAACACTTGTTGCTGTTGACTCAAGCGGTATATGGACAGGTTTGGGAATTACAAATCCTGTTTTGGGTATTTTCACTCCCGATACAGCAGGGGCAGGAACTCATCTTATTATTTATACCATTCCTGGAAGTTGCGGAGATAAAGATTCTACTTATATCACAATATATTCCTCACCCGCTCTGGCAGCATCCATATCAAACGAAAGTTGTACTGGCGCGAACGATGGCTCCGTTAAAGTAACAATAACCGGGGGCACACCGCTTTTTGAAATTGCTTGGGATGGTGATACAAGCTCACAGTCAGGAAATACATTTAACAAAACAACTCTTAACCCTGGCGAATATTTTATTGCCGTTTCCGACTCAAACGGATGCAAGGATACAGTTACATACAAAGTGCTTGCCTCTGACATTAACTGCTCCATTTATATTCCAAATATTTTCTCACCAAACGGAGACGGCGCAAATGATATATTTGTTGTAAGAGGGCTCAGACCGGGAGATGTAAAAGAAATTAAACTGGCTATTTATGACAGGTGGGGCGAAAATGTATATATTTCTGAAAATGCTGTTGAAATTCTTGAAATCGGATGGGACGGCAAATACAAAAACAAAGAAATGAATACTGCGGTATTTGCATACTATTTTAAAGTGGTGCTTAATAATGATGAAACTGTTGTTCGTAAAGGGAATGTTACAATTGTCAGATAA
- a CDS encoding PorP/SprF family type IX secretion system membrane protein, protein MKKIFLIAAMSICTYYVFGQDIHFSQFNYAPLSLNPAMAGAFNADHRIIANYKSQWRSISKSYMTYGISYDCGILKGKLNGGILGLGFQLFNDQAGINKLSQTLVNISASYHLPINRQHTLTAGIQGGLGQKRIKTDNMQWDSQYDNTYPDGYNPSGTTDPIISDMSKGFVYGDIGAGLLWSYSSGSATLSSNNSKKVSAGISLLHINKPKQTFSENTAKRMYMKMTVHANAFIGFTNTNFSMLPTLAWFMQGPSNEFILGSLFRYRLNDASKYTNFVSETAVGLGLYYRLKDAFIIMAQAEWRNFQLAISYDINTSKLAAASKSAGGMEISLKYITPLFTKTNKSLY, encoded by the coding sequence ATGAAAAAAATATTTCTAATTGCTGCTATGTCAATCTGCACATATTATGTTTTTGGACAGGACATACATTTTTCGCAATTCAACTATGCCCCTCTGTCTTTAAACCCTGCCATGGCAGGCGCTTTCAATGCCGACCACAGAATCATTGCAAATTACAAAAGCCAGTGGCGAAGCATTTCAAAATCGTATATGACCTACGGAATATCTTATGACTGCGGAATATTAAAAGGAAAGCTGAACGGAGGCATTCTTGGACTTGGATTTCAGCTTTTTAATGACCAGGCAGGCATTAATAAATTGAGCCAAACTCTGGTGAATATTTCCGCTTCCTATCATTTACCCATCAACAGGCAACACACACTAACTGCAGGTATTCAGGGAGGCCTCGGCCAAAAGAGAATTAAAACCGATAATATGCAATGGGATAGCCAATACGACAATACTTATCCGGATGGGTACAATCCTTCAGGCACTACCGACCCCATTATAAGCGATATGTCAAAAGGTTTTGTTTACGGAGATATTGGTGCAGGGCTGTTATGGTCATATAGTTCGGGTTCTGCCACATTATCATCTAACAACTCAAAAAAAGTAAGCGCTGGAATTTCACTTCTTCACATAAACAAACCCAAACAAACTTTTTCGGAAAATACAGCAAAACGCATGTATATGAAAATGACCGTTCATGCCAATGCATTTATTGGATTTACAAACACAAACTTTTCAATGCTACCCACTCTTGCCTGGTTTATGCAGGGGCCTTCCAATGAGTTTATTCTGGGCTCTTTGTTTCGTTACCGTTTGAATGACGCATCAAAATATACAAATTTTGTTTCAGAAACTGCTGTAGGACTTGGATTATATTACCGTTTGAAAGATGCTTTTATCATTATGGCACAGGCGGAGTGGCGTAACTTTCAGCTCGCTATAAGTTACGACATCAATACATCAAAACTTGCAGCCGCCAGCAAGAGTGCCGGAGGCATGGAAATCTCCCTGAAATATATTACTCCGCTTTTCACAAAAACAAATAAAAGCTTGTATTAA
- the fabG gene encoding 3-oxoacyl-[acyl-carrier-protein] reductase, protein MKTLENKTAVITGASKGIGRAIALKFAENGCNIAFTDLLYDDNAKQLEIELLKLGVKAKGYASDASSYHSAEETINDILKEFPVIDILVNNAGITRDNLLLRMNEADWDVVINVNLKSVFNLTKAVQKTMLKQRYGSIINMSSVVGVAGNAGQANYAASKAGIIGFTKSVAKELGSRNVRCNAIAPGFIETEMTQKLPEEARQYWLKSIPLNRPGTPEDVANTALYLASDLSSYVSAQVINVCGGMNT, encoded by the coding sequence ATGAAAACTCTTGAAAATAAAACGGCTGTCATTACCGGCGCTTCCAAAGGTATTGGCAGGGCCATAGCGCTGAAGTTTGCTGAAAATGGCTGTAACATTGCTTTTACTGATTTATTATATGATGACAACGCGAAACAATTAGAAATTGAATTGTTGAAATTGGGGGTTAAGGCGAAGGGCTATGCTTCCGATGCTTCATCATATCACAGCGCCGAAGAAACAATAAATGACATCCTGAAGGAATTTCCTGTTATAGATATTTTAGTCAATAATGCCGGTATCACCCGCGATAATCTGTTGTTGCGCATGAACGAAGCCGACTGGGATGTTGTAATCAATGTCAACCTCAAATCGGTTTTCAACCTGACAAAGGCAGTGCAAAAAACCATGCTGAAGCAGCGTTATGGCTCTATCATTAATATGAGTTCTGTTGTTGGCGTAGCAGGCAATGCCGGGCAGGCGAATTATGCGGCGTCCAAGGCAGGTATCATTGGCTTTACCAAGTCGGTGGCCAAAGAACTTGGCTCCCGCAACGTGCGTTGCAATGCCATAGCGCCGGGATTCATTGAAACCGAAATGACCCAAAAATTACCTGAAGAAGCGAGACAGTATTGGTTAAAAAGTATTCCCTTAAACCGTCCGGGCACTCCCGAGGATGTTGCAAATACAGCATTATATTTAGCCTCCGACCTTTCATCTTATGTCAGCGCTCAGGTGATCAATGTTTGTGGCGGAATGAATACGTGA